The sequence GGCGATGCAACTGATCGGCAACAAGTTTTCCGATGCAGTCGTCCTGCACGCCGCCCGCGCCTTCGAGGCGGTGCAGCCTTTCGTCATGCCGAAGATCGACGCCGCGCCCAATAGCCAGCAACTCGCGGCCGCGTCCAGCGTGCACATTCGCTAAAACACAGGCTAAGAGAAGGACGGCTTGCGGTTCAGACCCGACCGCTCAGGAGTGCGGCGAGCTGAGATTATGTCTGCGCATTTTCTCCCACAGGCTCTTGCGGGAGATTCCGAGCGCCTTCGCCGTATCGGCGATCCGTCCGTGATGTTCCTGCAGGGCCGAACTGATGAACGCCCGTTCGCAGCTCGCCAGGAAGCCGTCGAGCGCAGTTTGCCGGTGTGGGTCGGCCTGAGCAGCCTTGTCCTCGATCAGTTCGACCGACAGGATCGGGGTCGAGCTGATGATGCAGGCGCGCTCGATGACGTTTTTCAGTTCGCGGACATTGCCCGGCCATCTGCGACGCAGCAGTTCGGCCTGCGCCAGCGGGTGAATGAGCTTTCGCGGCTCTTTCTGCTGATCGCAGCTTTCCGCGACGAAGCGCGCAGCGAGCCACAGGATATCCTCCGGCCTTTCGCGCAGCGGCGGGATGTTCAGATGAACCAGATTGATGCGGTAGAAGAGATCTTCGCGGAACCGGCCGCGTTGGACTTCAGAAGGCAGATCCTTGTTGGTCGCGCAGATTACCCGGAATTTCGTTTCGACTTCGCTCTCGCCTCCAAGGCGCTTGATTCGCCGTTCCTGAAGAGCTCGTAGCAACTTGACCTGCATTGTGGCCGGTAGGTCGCCGATCTCGTCGAGAAACAACGTTCCGCCGTCGGCCTGCTCGAAAAACCCGCGCTTCATCCTGTCGGCGCCGGTGAAGGCGCCGCGCTCGAAACCGAAGAATTCCGACTCGACCAGGGTTTCCGGCAGCGCGCCGCAGTTGACCGCGATGAACGGCCTGTTTTCTCTTCCTTCGACCACGCAGGCCACCGAGTGGATGTGACGCGCGAGCACTTCCTTGCCGACGCCCGACTCCCCGGTGATCAGAATGCTCGGAGCGCGCGTGGCGATGCGATCGAGCTTTTCGCAGACCTTGCGGGCGGCAGCGGAAACGCCCAGCACGGTTTCGTGGGCAACAGGCGATACTTCCGCCCGCGCGCCGGTGATTGCGCGCACCTTTTCCACCAGCGCGCCGATGTCGAACGGCTTGGTCACGAAGTCGGCGGCGCCGAGCTTCAACAGCTCCACGGCCCTTTCCACTGTCGCGAATGCGGTGATGAAAACGAAAGGCGGCACCAGCGGCTGGTCGCGAATCACTTGGCGGAACACGTCTTCCCCGGGAATGTCCGGAAGGCGCAGGTCGCTGATGACCGCGGCGTAGCGATTGAGCGAGATCGAGCGCAGGGCTGCGGCTCCGGTCGAACACCAGTCGACTTCGAAGCCCTCCAGCCCGAAGCGATCCGACAGGGACTCGCCCATGATCGGATCGTCTTCAATCAGACAAAGCCGGGCTCCTGGCATCGGTTTGAGTCTTGACCGGCAACAGCACCTCAAAAAGCGTATACCCCGGCGCGCTCGAAGTCGATATCGTTCCGCCCAGCTGCGTCACGATCTGATAGCTGACCCACAGCCCCAGGCCGAATGTTCTCCCCGAACCGGTCTTTGCGTCTGGCTGGTAAGGTTCGAACAGCCGCCCGAGCGCGTCCATGGGAATGTGCTGTCCCGAGTTGCAAATCCGGATCGACAGGCGCGCCTCGTCCAACGAAACCTCCACACCGACCTTCCCTTCGTGTTCCACTGCCTTGGCTGCATTGAGCAGGAGATTCAGGCCGAGCTGGCGCACCAGATGCGCGGGAAGCGGAACGGATTCGTTCACCCGCACTTCCCAGGAGAGATGGACTTGCTTGGCGGCGAGTTGAGGCGCAATCAGTGTCTTCAGGTCCTGCCAATCGGCGCCATGCATGGCCGGCGAGTCGATTTTCGCCTCCAGCAGAAGGGCGCCGACCGTAGCTCGAATCTGCGCCAGCCCCCTTCTCAGCAGGCCGAGGGTTTTTTCGGTGAAGGCGTCGACGTTGCCATGCCGCGACAACGTGTCTACCGCGTTGAGCATCCCGCCAAGGGGGTTGTTGATCTCATGTGCAATTCCAGCCGATACCCGTCCCACCGCCGCGAGTCGCTCGGCGACCACTACTTGATGTTCGAGCGCCTCCTTTTCCGCCAGTTGGTTGAGCATGTCGCGGAACTGTCCGGCAAGCTGGCCGATTTCGTCGGAGCCTTTGGGCTCGACGTTGGCCGCGAGCGCTTGCGGAGGTTCGCGCCCCACTTTTGCCATCACGTCGGCCAGTCGCGACAGCGGTTTCGCCATGCGATTGCCCCATATCCACCCGAGCGGCACAAGGATGAGCAAACCCGGCACGCTGATCGCCGCGACTTCCAGAAGCACAAGCGCGACACGGTCATAGAGCCGCTGCGCGTCGTAGGACAGCAGCACGAAACCCAGTGCGCTGCCGTCCTCAGAGATCACCCGCATCGCGCCGGTGGCGTCCTCATCGGAGAAGTACCCCGGAAAATCGAACTGGAACTCCGATTCGTTGCCGGACACGCCTTGCAAAGCGAGCACCATCTCCCTTGGGAGCGAAGCTCGGTCCATGCCGAAGGGGAACTTTTTGGGGCTCGATGAAGCGTAAACCCGTTGCCGCGTATCCAGGACGACAATGTCGCGCAGCGGACTGGACAGGTCCTTCGTGGCAACCGGCGCCCGTACGATCTCGAAGGCTCTCCATAGATCATCCTTGACCAGCGGTTCGCGCACGGTCCAGCTCAGCGTTTTGGCCAGACTGTTGGCGCTGGACTGCATGTCGCGCTTCGCGTCCGCCAGGGCGCGGGTGAGCAATGCCGCGGTCAGCACAATTTCCGTCATCAAAATGACAGCGGTCAGGGCGAGCGGGATCTTGAACCGGTAGCTGAGGTTGGCGAACAATTTCGCTCCTAGAGCAGGTCCCCGACCAGTCTCAGATTGGCTTCGACGCTGGCGAAAAGTTTGTGGGTGCCTCTTTCGAAACCATCGAGGTTCAGCTGCTGTAGCAGGGCGCTCCCGGCCGGGTCATCGTGCATCGACACGAAAGCCCCTTGCAGCGACTGGAAGTCCCTTTCCGGCAGGCTGCGTCGCGCCACGATCGGAGGGAATCCATACTCCCTCGACTTCCATGCGACACGCGTTCCTTCCGTGGTTTTCGGAATCTGTTTGCGCATCGTGTCCCACACATACCCGTCGACCGACCCTCCGTGCGCCAAGCCCAGCGCCACCGCATCCACCACCCGGCGATGCGAGAAGGTAAAGAAACTCTTCAGGAAGAAACGATTGGGAGTCTCCTTGGCGTGGTGCAATTCGACCCTTGGTACGAGGCACCCCGAGTTCGATTGCGGATCGCTGAAGGCGTAGATATGTCCCCGCAAATCGCTAATGTGCCGCGTGCGGGTGTCTTCGCTCTGGACGATGAGGTAGGAGCGGTACAGCGGCTTGCCTTCGTACACCGGCACACACAGCAGGCGCAAATGGGACAGGTTCATCAAGTACGGCGGGCTGCACACCCAGGCGGCATCCAACTGGCCGGAAAGCAGAAGATCGGTGATTTCCTGGTAGGAACGGCGCCGGGCGAAACCGACCTTGCGTTCCAGCCGTTCCTCGAGGTACTTCTGCCAGACAGACAGAAGCGAGAGGTGGTCGTCCAGAAAGACCGGCGTGGTGCCGATCCTGATTTCCTCGCGTGGCGCCGACTGGCGATCGGCCAAGGCCGTGCCTGGCGCTGATACCAGAGCAAGCGCACCGGCGAGAAATTTTCTGCGGCCGGTAGCGTTACCATTCGGGAACATTACGCTGCTCCTCCTTTCCGGCGCAGTTACCGCCCGGTAATCAATCTGTCCTGCTCGGCGCGCCGACGCGCCGCACCAAACGCTTCTAAACAAACACGTACGCGACTGGCACGTGATTTGCCCACGCGAGCGCGAAGCCCCGCCCCAACAAGATTAGCGATTTTCCTGCCGAGGAGGAGTCATGTCCGCACAACTCAGCCGCCGCAGTTTCCTCAAGCTTGGAGCCGGCGCCGTCGCCTCAGGCACGGTTGCCACGGTCGCCACTGGCGCAAACGCCGCGCCGACCGATACCAGCAAGACCATCCTTCCCTATCCTCGAAAAGTCGTGGGAGTGGCGAACAGGATGGCGGTAAACACGCCGGTCGCGTTCAGCTATCCCGACGCGGCCTCGCCCTGCGCCGTGGTCAAACTCGGCAAATCCGTTCCGGGCGGCGTGGGCCCGGAGGCCGACATCGTTGCCTACAGCACGCTGTGCACACACATGGGCTGCCCGGTCAGCTATGACGCTGCGAATCGGGTTTTCAAATGCGGGTGCCATTACAGCATCTTCGACGCCGAGAAGGATGGGCAGATGGTCTGCGGGCAGGCGACCGAGAATCTTCCGCGCGTCGCGCTCGAGTACGACGAAACGACCGGGCGCATCAGTGCGGTGGGAATGGAAGGACTGATCTACGGACGGCAGGCAAACGTGCTCTGACGGATTACAGGAGGAAACGATGGCTCTTCGCAAGGACCGTATCGCACTGCCGCCAATCAACGCGCGGCGTACGAACATGACCTGCCACTTCTGTATCGTGGGCTGCGGTTATCACGTCTACAAGTGGCCCGAGGGACAAGAGGGTGGGAGGGCGCCGAACCAGAATGCGCTCGCGCTGGACTTTCGCCGACAGCTCCCGCCGCTGCAGGTGGTCATGACCCCCGCCATGACCAATGTCATCACCGACGAGGACGGCCGCCGCTACAACATCATGATCATCCCCGACCGGAACTGCGCGGTGAACCAGGGCCTTCCGTCGACGCGCGGCGGCATGCTCGCTCACTACATGTATACACCGACCGGAGTGGGTCAGCACCGCCTCAAGGAGCCGCGTATCTTCACAGGCGACCAGTGGCTCGATACCACTTGGGACAAGGCGCTCGCCATCTACGCCGGCGTCACGAAGAAGATACTGGACAACGACGGCCCCGATGGCCTGGTGTTCAACTGTTTCGACCACGGCGGCGCGGGCGGCGGCTTCGAGAACACCTGGGGCACGGGCAAGCTCATGTTCACCGCGCTCCAGACACCCATGGTGCGCATCCACAACCGCCCGGCCTACAACTCCGAATGTCACGCCACGCGCGACATGGGCATTGGCGAGTTGAACAACGCCTACGAGGACGCCGAAGTCGCAGACGTCCTGTTCGGCATCGGCGCGAACCAGTACGAGACCCAGACCAATTACTTCCTAGCCCACTGGCTGCCGAACCTACAGGGCGCCACGGTCGACAAGAAGAAGAACTGGTTTCCGGGCGAGAGCGTCGGTCCGGGGAAGATTGTCTTCGTCGATCCCCGTCGCACGCCGACTGTCGCGGTGGCCGAGCAGGCCGCCGGCAAGGAGAACGTGCTGCACCTGGACATCCAGCCCGGTACGGATATCGCGCTTTTCAACGGCTTGTTCACGCACGTCGTCGAACAGGGCTGGATCGACAAGGACTTTATCACCAAACACACCGTTGGCTTCGACGAAGCAGTGAAAGCCAACCGTATGAGCCTCGATGAATGCTCGCGGATCACCGGTGTTCCCGTCGCCAAACTCAGGCAAGCGGCCGAGTGGGCATACAAGCCCAAGGGGCCCGGGCAGATGAAGCGCACCATGCACGGCTACGAGAAGGGGATCATCTGGGGCAACGACAACTACTTGATCCAGTCGTCACTGGTCGATCTGGTCCTTGCCACCCACAATGTTGGACGGCGTGGCACCGGCGTCGTGCGCATGGGCGGCCATCAGGAGGGCTATGCGCGTCCACCCTATCCTGGGGACAGGAAGATCTACGTCGATCAGGAGATCATCCAGGGCCGCGGGCAGATGCTCACCAGCTGGGGCTGCAACAATTTCCAGACTACGCTCAACGCCGAGGAATACCGCGAGGTGATCCACCGCCGTAGCAACATCGTGAAAGAGGCGATGGCAAAGGCGCGCGGCGCGACCACGGAGCAACTGGTGGATGCGATCTACGAAGCGACCAGGAACGGCGGCCTCTACGTCGTGCAGATCGATCTCTACCCGGTGATGTTCGGGGACGCGGCACACATGCAGCTTCCGGCCGCGCATCCGGGCGAAATGAACCTCACCTCGATGAACGGCGAGCGGCGCCTGCGTTTGTCGGAGCGTTTCATGGATCCGCCCGGCAGTGCGAGGCCCGATTGCCTCATTGCCGCCGACATCGCCAACAGCCTGAAGCGTCTCTATGAGGCGGAGGGAAACGCCGAAATGGCGAAGCGCTTTTCCGGATTCGAGTGGAAAACGGAAGAGGACGTCTTCAACGACGGCTTCCGGCGTGCCGGTCGGCCAGGGGCTGGACCGATCGACAGCCAAGGCGGGAATACGGGCTATCTGGCCACCTACGAGTTGCTGCGTAAGGCGGGCAACAACGGCGTCCAGCTCCCCATCAAAGAGTTTAGAGAGGGCAGGCTCATCGGCACCGAGATGCTCTATACCGACAACAAGTTCGACACGGCCGATGGCAAGGCAAAGTTCCTGCCCGCT is a genomic window of Burkholderiales bacterium containing:
- a CDS encoding sigma-54 dependent transcriptional regulator, with translation MGESLSDRFGLEGFEVDWCSTGAAALRSISLNRYAAVISDLRLPDIPGEDVFRQVIRDQPLVPPFVFITAFATVERAVELLKLGAADFVTKPFDIGALVEKVRAITGARAEVSPVAHETVLGVSAAARKVCEKLDRIATRAPSILITGESGVGKEVLARHIHSVACVVEGRENRPFIAVNCGALPETLVESEFFGFERGAFTGADRMKRGFFEQADGGTLFLDEIGDLPATMQVKLLRALQERRIKRLGGESEVETKFRVICATNKDLPSEVQRGRFREDLFYRINLVHLNIPPLRERPEDILWLAARFVAESCDQQKEPRKLIHPLAQAELLRRRWPGNVRELKNVIERACIISSTPILSVELIEDKAAQADPHRQTALDGFLASCERAFISSALQEHHGRIADTAKALGISRKSLWEKMRRHNLSSPHS
- a CDS encoding HAMP domain-containing sensor histidine kinase, which codes for MFANLSYRFKIPLALTAVILMTEIVLTAALLTRALADAKRDMQSSANSLAKTLSWTVREPLVKDDLWRAFEIVRAPVATKDLSSPLRDIVVLDTRQRVYASSSPKKFPFGMDRASLPREMVLALQGVSGNESEFQFDFPGYFSDEDATGAMRVISEDGSALGFVLLSYDAQRLYDRVALVLLEVAAISVPGLLILVPLGWIWGNRMAKPLSRLADVMAKVGREPPQALAANVEPKGSDEIGQLAGQFRDMLNQLAEKEALEHQVVVAERLAAVGRVSAGIAHEINNPLGGMLNAVDTLSRHGNVDAFTEKTLGLLRRGLAQIRATVGALLLEAKIDSPAMHGADWQDLKTLIAPQLAAKQVHLSWEVRVNESVPLPAHLVRQLGLNLLLNAAKAVEHEGKVGVEVSLDEARLSIRICNSGQHIPMDALGRLFEPYQPDAKTGSGRTFGLGLWVSYQIVTQLGGTISTSSAPGYTLFEVLLPVKTQTDARSPALSD
- a CDS encoding arsenate reductase (azurin) large subunit, whose translation is MALRKDRIALPPINARRTNMTCHFCIVGCGYHVYKWPEGQEGGRAPNQNALALDFRRQLPPLQVVMTPAMTNVITDEDGRRYNIMIIPDRNCAVNQGLPSTRGGMLAHYMYTPTGVGQHRLKEPRIFTGDQWLDTTWDKALAIYAGVTKKILDNDGPDGLVFNCFDHGGAGGGFENTWGTGKLMFTALQTPMVRIHNRPAYNSECHATRDMGIGELNNAYEDAEVADVLFGIGANQYETQTNYFLAHWLPNLQGATVDKKKNWFPGESVGPGKIVFVDPRRTPTVAVAEQAAGKENVLHLDIQPGTDIALFNGLFTHVVEQGWIDKDFITKHTVGFDEAVKANRMSLDECSRITGVPVAKLRQAAEWAYKPKGPGQMKRTMHGYEKGIIWGNDNYLIQSSLVDLVLATHNVGRRGTGVVRMGGHQEGYARPPYPGDRKIYVDQEIIQGRGQMLTSWGCNNFQTTLNAEEYREVIHRRSNIVKEAMAKARGATTEQLVDAIYEATRNGGLYVVQIDLYPVMFGDAAHMQLPAAHPGEMNLTSMNGERRLRLSERFMDPPGSARPDCLIAADIANSLKRLYEAEGNAEMAKRFSGFEWKTEEDVFNDGFRRAGRPGAGPIDSQGGNTGYLATYELLRKAGNNGVQLPIKEFREGRLIGTEMLYTDNKFDTADGKAKFLPAPWPGLPKPVQAQKDKHRFWINNGRVNEVWQTGYHNKYDHFVRDRYPMAIIEMNPKDAQSLGISSGDIVEVYNDYGSTYAMAYLERDIKTDQTFMQFGWYNGVVGDVVTEWTDRNIVPYYKGTWASIRRIGAMEDYERTVSFKSRRYG
- a CDS encoding arsenate reductase (azurin) small subunit, with protein sequence MSAQLSRRSFLKLGAGAVASGTVATVATGANAAPTDTSKTILPYPRKVVGVANRMAVNTPVAFSYPDAASPCAVVKLGKSVPGGVGPEADIVAYSTLCTHMGCPVSYDAANRVFKCGCHYSIFDAEKDGQMVCGQATENLPRVALEYDETTGRISAVGMEGLIYGRQANVL
- a CDS encoding PhnD/SsuA/transferrin family substrate-binding protein, producing the protein MADRQSAPREEIRIGTTPVFLDDHLSLLSVWQKYLEERLERKVGFARRRSYQEITDLLLSGQLDAAWVCSPPYLMNLSHLRLLCVPVYEGKPLYRSYLIVQSEDTRTRHISDLRGHIYAFSDPQSNSGCLVPRVELHHAKETPNRFFLKSFFTFSHRRVVDAVALGLAHGGSVDGYVWDTMRKQIPKTTEGTRVAWKSREYGFPPIVARRSLPERDFQSLQGAFVSMHDDPAGSALLQQLNLDGFERGTHKLFASVEANLRLVGDLL